One Phaseolus vulgaris cultivar G19833 chromosome 11, P. vulgaris v2.0, whole genome shotgun sequence genomic window carries:
- the LOC137822554 gene encoding uncharacterized protein, giving the protein MTNAHGGSTLVELNTHNTLHKPKFETLSHPEPISFSNFNNEDDDFNFNHNSSTTSSNNASPYSMSPWNFQPNTYSPLNKSPWLLLPNSPESVFNHHNEDNHPETELIGSLVRETGHIYSLAVSGELLYTGSHSKNIRVWKQLKDFTGFKSSSGLVKTIVIFGGKIFTGHQDGKIRVWKVSSKNPNNHKRIGSLPTFKEYVKSSMNPKNYVEVRRNKNAVKVKHFDAISSLSLDKEEGLLYSGSWDRTFKVWRVADSKCLDSISAHDDAVNAVVTLFNGRVLTGSADGTVKLWKRVNGQKGEKGEKGKKSKHVLDRILLKQENAITSLAVNCMATVVYSGSSDGLVNFWERDQKGEYLQGDVLKGHKLAVLCLAVAGNLIFSGSADKNVCVWRHNKNGFHTCHSVLVGHTGPVKCIAVEEEYLQSKKCHEQEQGWIVYTGSLDKSVKVWRVFEQVSEVGTFQSKTPLNHVGSPHHSSLGGLNYSSPRTMNVNSSMTGMSYSSPQKAIVSHENDLNNQNCDATKNTPNDNNKNHDHAKSSEKGDKYSNWGDIHDNNYNNDNNNDYGSTRINDSQSNKRNNGDITKNNNFTDSINNAKSINNTNKSGDASKIDINNKIGACKNIGNSNNNNGAIGGRIDNNNNKNYNTDSLKSNNNNNNKNHNVDGASVNKKSNYNIDISKSKDIDNNSIKNISNDNDNRYNNHNIPIGKHIDIDNNCNIGASKSIDIRNNNNNADMGRHIDNDNKNHNIDSLKSNNNNINDYNNDDVCVNKKNNYNINDTNNKDIDIYQYNNDSTKSISNDNKCNNNENIYVDKRIDIDNNRNTRANKQIDIINNNNNVNIRRCNENVNDNKYHNVDNLKSNNNDGQKDNNDSLHVNTKNCNIDTTKRKNFDNNNYINDSTKSIDNNKYNNNDNIDVGKEISIGGKSNTSANEKIDNIIINNNIDISRRNGNDKKDHNAHGLKSNNNDNNNGKKDGVNVNSKSNGIINTTKSKDIDTNNYNNNSAKSIVSDDYNKDNNNCNINVGKRISIDKKHNTSENKNMDTSNNKKADIDRHMDNDNKYHIAGCLESNYGGNNIRNNDDNHVHANKICNIDSTKSKDIDNNNYYNYGIKSMSNDNENKYTNNDNISVNNNTDIGRGMENDNKNWSSGGLQINNSTNNTKSKDNNYDNNKIKSTTNDIDNKNGNVDVRKRINIDKNDNDNRYHYVNGLKGNNNDDTNNKNDNVHVNSKSNCIIGFTMSKDIGIDNYNSDSTKRIDSGNDYKYNNYKNDTGKRIDIHNKYNTSGNKKIDISNNNNVDIGRCMVNDNKYHNVVDLKSNYSGDVIHNNDADNVNGKSDFNVNRNNSRDIDIDRYDNDTIDVGKRINTSNSWNTSSNKKIDISNNNNVNIDRYMDSDNKNHNSDCLKCDNNGDIIHNSDNDNVNDKNNYSIDRSKNKVNNYDNDMIKSITNETDNKKGNIDVRKTINIDNNPNTSFNKNIDNINNNNIHIGRHNDNSSDNINNNDDDNVNCKNNFNIASNKSKDILINKYDNDNIESITNNTDNKYNKNGNIDVGKRIDISNGWNTSSNKNIDNISNNNVGISTCNDNDNKYRNIHLKGNNNGGNNDKSGVYVNSKNNCIIDSTKSKDIDINNYNNYNTKSIDGGNNNIYNNNCNNDVGKRIDIENKHNTSGNKKIDISNNTNVVNGRHMGNDNKYYNVDGLKSNYSDDNIHNNGGDNVNGKKNFNIDNTKDKDIDINNCNNDSTNSIVNDNDKSVRTKITKNRDNNPKIDGVESNGNKYKSIDGGKNIEYEDNNKQKDGDIVKNINVNYNNYSARNINSDNNVHNRGKDGYNYNNNNGKSIDIGNNHNTGKNIDSDNNNYKSDSLKSDNNHNNNDVYANENNTYNNDRTERFGKENTNKNHKSVRTKKPIINKDNNCNNDDFKSGNNINNHDGVYGNNIYMNGVVKSDDNVRNICINDSSKGYTNHGGTYGKNICNNNDVKGSNNDTFKVNDNNINCDNVYDNNNHNKDYAKSKDNESYNDNTYNIKCNNNGNSKNDSAYINGNNIYKSDDTKSGSNINNTWNNNSIKNDGVNDYNIHNYDGVKSCNNINNHGGGCGNTIQKNNDSKRNENSSHNNKNNNSKSSSNDKINYDSVYGNVNNNPNNGGAKSDDNVGNMNTNNNSKKNVNGSKYHDIAYGNNIHNNDDAKINCNSRNTNKNDTSKSKGLINNTRDDAYDNNIHNVDCVKISGNDNTVTNKNNNDNFKGNKKGNNNYDGVYGSENDIHNNDGVKKGSSDNYKGNNDSYKKSDDNNNKCNKSSAGGIANSKNDRACENENYICNNDGVKRNANDYNNLKNDRSCGNENYICNNDNARRNVNDYNNLKNVRECLNENYICNNDATKRNGSDYNNLKNDSVCGNNKNSHTTKSNSNHNNNNTKINDRSSLNDHSAKSNSNNNSNYRNNNGFKSNENSINHNRDGTKSNYDVDNSKSDANSNHNHASNLLQNNNNNIVDYRNKNERQLQSRNQYCD; this is encoded by the coding sequence ATGACAAATGCACATGGTGGCTCCACATTAGTGGAGCTAAATACACATAACACCTTACACAAACCCAAATTCGAAACATTATCACATCCTGAACCTATTTCGTTTAGCAATTTTAATAATGAGGACGATGACTTCAACTTTAACCACAATAGCAGCACCACAAGTAGTAATAATGCCTCTCCCTATTCTATGTCCCCATGGAACTTCCAACCCAATACTTATTCTCCTCTCAACAAGTCCCCATGGTTATTATTACCTAACTCACCCGAAAGTGTCTTCAACCACCACAACGAAGATAATCACCCTGAAACTGAGCTTATCGGATCGCTTGTCCGCGAAACAGGTCACATATATTCCCTGGCCGTTTCAGGGGAATTGTTATACACAGGCTCGCACAGTAAGAACATAAGAGTTTGGAAACAACTCAAAGACTTCACTGGTTTCAAATCAAGCAGTGGATTGGTCAAAACCATAGTAATATTCGGTGGCAAAATTTTCACTGGCCACCAAGATGGGAAAATCAGAGTGTGGAAAGTTTCTTCCAAGAATCCAAATAACCACAAACGCATAGGGAGCTTGCCCACGTTTAAAGAATACGTGAAAAGTTCCATGAACCCAAAGAACTACGTGGAGGTTCGGAGAAACAAGAATGCAGTGAAGGTGAAACACTTCGATGCCATTTCGAGTTTAAGCCTAGACAAGGAAGAAGGGTTATTGTACTCTGGTTCGTGGGACAGAACATTCAAGGTGTGGCGCGTGGCAGATTCAAAATGCTTAGATTCTATTAGTGCACACGATGATGCAGTGAACGCGGTGGTCACATTGTTTAACGGACGTGTGTTGACCGGATCTGCTGATGGGACTGTGAAGTTATGGAAGAGGGTGAATGGTCAAAAAGGGGAGAAAGGGGAGAAGGGAAAAAAGTCAAAGCATGTCTTGGATCGAATTTTGCTAAAGCAAGAGAATGCTATTACATCGTTAGCTGTGAATTGTATGGCCACAGTGGTTTATAGCGGTTCTTCTGATGGTTTAGTGAACTTTTGGGAACGTGACCAAAAGGGTGAATACTTGCAAGGTGATGTTTTAAAGGGACATAAACTCGCTGTGCTTTGCCTTGCTGTGGCTGGAAACCTCATTTTTAGTGGCTCAGCAGATAAGAATGTGTGTGTGTGGAGGCACAATAAGAATGGTTTCCACACATGTCATTCAGTTTTGGTAGGTCACACAGGCCCTGTTAAGTGTATTGCCGTGGAGGAAGAATACTTGCAATCAAAGAAGTGTCATGAACAAGAACAAGGGTGGATAGTGTACACTGGGAGCTTGGACAAGTCAGTGAAGGTGTGGCGTGTGTTTGAACAAGTGTCAGAGGTAGGCACATTCCAAAGCAAGACCCCTTTGAATCATGTTGGTTCTCCCCATCATTCTTCTTTAGGAGGGTTAAATTATAGCTCACCAAGAACAATGAATGTTAATTCTTCAATGACCGGAATGAGTTATTCGTCACCGCAAAAGGCCATTGTTAGCCATGAAAATGACCTTAACAACCAGAATTGCGATGCAACCAAGAACACTCCCAATGACAATAATAAGAATCATGATCATGCTAAAAGTAGTGAAAAAGGAGACAAATATTCCAATTGGGGTGACATTCATGACAACAACTACAACAATGATAACAACAATGACTATGGTAGCACTAGAATCAATGATTCTCAAAGTAACAAGCGAAATAACGGTGATATCACTAAGAATAATAACTTTACGGATAGTATCAATAATGCTAAAAGCATTAACAACACCAATAAAAGTGGGGATGCTAGCAAGATTGACATCAATAACAAAATAGGGGCATGTAAAAACATTGGTAATAGCAACAACAATAATGGTGCTATTGGTGGGCGCATTGacaataacaacaacaaaaattacaacacaGATAGTCTAAAAagtaacaacaacaacaacaacaaaaatcatAATGTTGATGGTGCTTCTGTCAATAAGAAGAGCAATTACAACATTGATATTAGTAAAAGTAAGGACATTGACAACAATAGTATTAAAAACATTAGCAATGACAATGACAATAGATACAACAATCATAACATTCCTATTGGTAAACACATTGACATTGACAACAACTGCAATATAGGTGCAAGTAAAAGCATTGACATTcgcaacaacaacaataatgcAGATATGGGTAGACACATCGACAATGACAACAAAAATCACAACATTGATAGTCTTAAGAGTAACAACAATAACATCAACGACTATAACAATGATGATGTTTGTGTCAACAAGAAGAACAATTACAATATTAATGACACTAACAACAAAGACATTGACATCTATCAGTACAACAATGATAGTACTAAAAGCATTAGTAATGACAACAAATGCAACAACAATGAAAACATCTATGTTGATAAAAGAATTGACATTGACAATAATCGCAACACAAGAGCAAATAAACAGATTGACatcatcaacaacaacaacaatgtCAATATTCGTAGATGCAACGAAAATGTCAACGACAACAAGTATCACAATGTTGATAATCTTAAAAGCAACAATAATGATGGCCAAAAAGATAACAATGATAGTCTTCATGTCAACACCAAAAATTGCAATATTGACACTACAAAGAGAAAAAACTTTGACAACAACAACTACATCAATGATAGTACTAAAAGCATTGACAataacaaatacaacaacaatgATAACATTGATGTTGGTAAAGAAATTAGTATTGGTGGGAAATCCAACACAAGTGCAAATGAAAAGATTGACAATATTATCATCAACAACAATATTGATATTAGTAGACGCAATGGCAATGACAAAAAAGATCACAATGCTCATGGACTTAAAAGTAACAACAATGACAACAACAATGGTAAGAAAGATGGTGTAAATGTCAATAGCAAAAGTAATGGTATTATTAACACCACTAAGAGTAAAGATATTGACACTAACAATTACAACAACAATAGTGCTAAAAGCATTGTCAGTGATGATtacaacaaagacaacaacaattGTAACATCAATGTTGGTAAAAGAATTAGCATTGACAAAAAGCACAACAcaagtgaaaataaaaatatggacACAAGTAACAACAAAAAAGCTGATATTGATAGACATATGGACAATGACAACAAATATCATATTGCAGGTTGTCTTGAAAGTAATTATGGTGGCAACAACATCCGTAACAATGATGATAATCATGTCCATGCCAACAAAATTTGCAACATTGATAGCACTAAAAGTAAAGACATTGACAATAACAACTACTACAATTATGGCATTAAAAGCATGAGCAATGACAATGAGAACAAATACACCAACAATGATAACATTAGTGTTAACAACAATACTGATATTGGTAGAGGCATGGAGAATGATAACAAAAATTGGAGCTCTGGTGGtcttcaaataaataatagtaCTAACAATACTAAGAGTAAAGACAACAACTACGACAACAATAAGATAAAAAGCACCACCAATGACATTGACAACAAAAATGGTAATGTTGATGTTCGTAAAAGAATTAACATCGACAAAAATGACAATGACAATAGATATCACTATGTTAATGGTCTCAAAGGTAACAATAATGACGATACCAACAATAAGAATGACAATGTTCATGTCAATAGCAAAAGCAATTGCATCATTGGCTTTACTATGAGTAAAGATATTGGCATTGACAATTACAATAGTGATAGTACTAAAAGAATTGACAGTGGGAACGactataaatacaataattataaaaacgaTACTGGTAAAAGAATTGACATTCACAACAAGTACAATACAAGTGGAAATAAAAAGATTGACATTAGTAACAACAACAATGTTGATATTGGTAGATGCATGGTCAATGACAACAAATATCACAATGTTGTGGATCTTAAAAGCAATTATAGTGGCGACGTCATCCACAATAATGATGCTGATAATGTCAATGGGAAAAGTGATTTTAATGTCAATAGAAATAATAGTAGAGACATTGACATAGACAGGTACGACAATGATACCATTGATGTTGGTAAGAGAATTAACACTAGCAACAGTTGGAATACAAGTTCAAATAAAAAGATTGACATCAGTAACAACAATAATGTTAATATTGATAGGTACATGGACAGTGACAACAAAAATCACAACTCTGATTGTCTTAAATGTGATAACAATGGTGACATTATTCATAACAGTGATAATGATAATGTCAATGACAAAAACAATTACAGCATTGATAGGTCAAAGAATAAAGTCAACAACTACGACAATGATATGATCAAAAGCATCACCAATGAAACTGACAACAAAAAGGGTAACATTGATGTTCGTAAAACAATTAACATTGACAACAATCCCAACACAagtttcaataaaaatattgacAACATCAACAACAATAACATTCATATTGGTAGACACAATGATAATAGCAGCGACAACATCAATAacaatgatgatgataatgtcAATTGCAAAAACAATTTCAACATTGCTAGCAATAAGAGTAAAGACATTTTGATTAACAAGTACGACAATGATAACATTGAAAGCATCACCAATAACACTGACaacaaatacaacaaaaatGGTAACATCGATGTTGGTAAGAGAATTGATATTAGCAATGGTTGGAATACAAGTTCAAATAAAAACATTGACAATATTAGCAACAACAATGTTGGTATTAGTACATGCAATGACAATGACAACAAATATCGCAACATTCATCTTAAAGGTAACAACAATGGTGGTAACAATGATAAGAGTGGTGTTTATGTCAATAGCAAAAACAATTGCATCATTGACTCCACTAAGAGTAAAGATATTGACATTAACAACTACAACAATTATAATACTAAAAGCATTGACGGTGGGAACAACAATATATACAACAACAATTGTAACAACGATGTTGGTAAGAGAATTGACATTGAAAACAAGCACAACACAAGTGGAAATAAAAAGATTGACATTAGTAACAACACCAATGTTGTTAATGGTAGACACATGGGCAATGACAACAAATATTACAATGTTGATGGTCTTAAAAGTAATTATAGCGACGACAACATTCATAACAATGGTGGTGATAATGTCAATGGAAAAAAGAATTTCAACATTGATAACACTAAGGATAAAGATATTGACATTAACAACTGCAATAATGATAGTACTAACAGTATTGTCAATGATAATGACAAGAGTGTTAGAACTAAAATCACTAAAAATAGGGACAACAACCCCAAAATTGATGGTGTTGAAAGCAATGGGAACAAGTACAAGAGTATTGATGGTGGTAAAAACATTGAGTATGAGGATAACAATAAACAAAAGGATGGAGATATTGTTAAAAATATCAACGTGAACTATAATAATTACAGTGCTAGAAACATTAATAGTGACAACAATGTTCATAACAGAGGCAAAGATGGTTACAACTACAACAACAATAATGGTAAAAGCATTGATATTGGCAACAATCACAATACAGGTAAAAACATTGACAGTGACAATAACAATTACAAGAGTGATAGTCTTAAAAGCGACAATAACCATAACAATAATGATGTTTATGCCAATGAAAATAATACCTACAACAATGATAGAACTGAGAGATTTGGTAAAGAAAATACCAACAAAAATCATAAGAGTGTTAGAACTAAAAAACCTATTATCAATAAAGATAATAATTGCAACAATGATGATTTTAAAAGTGGAAACAATATCAATAACCATGATGGTGTTTATGGCAATAACATTTATATGAATGGTGTTGTTAAGAGTGATGACAATGTTAGAAATATATGCATCAATGATAGTTCTAAGGGTTATACTAATCATGGTGGTACTTATGGAAAAAATATTTGCAACAATAATGATGTCAAAGGTAGTAACAATGATACTTTCAAGGTAAATGACAACAACATCAATTGTGATAATGTTTATGACAATAACAATCACAATAAGGATTATGCTAAAAGTAAGGACAATGAAAGCTACAATGACAACACTTATAACATTAAGTGTAACAACAATGGTAATAGTAAAAATGATAGTGCCTATATCAATGGAAATAATATTTACAAGAGTGATGACACTAAAAGCGGTAGCAATATCAACAACACATGGAATAATAACAGTATCAAGAATGATGGTGTTAATGACTACAATATTCACAACTATGATGGTGTTAAAAGTTGCAATAACATCAATAACCATGGTGGTGGTTGTGGCAATACTATTCAAAAGAATAATGATTCTAAGAGAAATGAAAATAGTAGTCATAACAACAAGAACAATAATTCTAAAAGTAGTAGCAATGACAAGATTAACTATGACAGTGTTTATGGAAATGTCAATAATAATCCAAACAATGGTGGTGCTAAGAGCGATGACAATGTTGGCAACATGAACACCAACAATAACTCAAAGAAAAATGTCAATGGTAGTAAATATCATGATATTGCTTATGGCAATAACATTCACAACAATGATGATGCTAAAATCAATTGCAATAGTCGCAACACCAACAAAAATGATACTTCTAAAAGTAAAGGCCTTATTAATAACACACGTGATGATGCTTATGACAATAACATTCACAATGTTGATTGTGTTAAAATCAGTGGCAATGACAACACCGTCACCAACAAAAATAACAATGATAATTTTAAAGGCAACAAAAAGGGAAACAACAATTATGATGGTGTTTATGGTAGTGAGAATGACATTCACAACAATGATGGTGTTAAAAAAGGTAGTAGTGATAATTACAAGGGTAACAATGATAGTTACAAGAAAAGTGATGATAATAACAACAAATGCAACAAAAGTAGTGCTGGTGGCATTGCCAACTCTAAGAATGATCGTGCTTGTGAAAATGAGAATTACATATGCAACAATGATGGTGTTAAAAGAAATGCCAATGACTACAACAACCTAAAAAATGATCGTTCTTGCGGAAATGAGAATTACATCTGCAACAATGATAATGCTAGAAGAAATGTCAATGACTACAACAACCTAAAAAATGTTCGTGAATGTTTAAATGAGAATTACATATGCAACAATGATGCTACTAAAAGAAATGGCAGTGACTACAACAACCTAAAAAATGATAGCGTTTGTGGCAACAACAAGAATAGTCATACTACTAAAAGCAATTCCAACCACAACAACAATAACACTAAAATCAATGATAGAAGCAGTCTCAATGATCACAGTGCTAAAAGCAATTCAAATAACAATTCTAATTATAGAAACAATAATGGTTTTAAAAGCAATGAGAACAGTATCAATCACAATCGTGATGGTACTAAAAGCAATTATGATGTCGACAACAGTAAAAGTGATGCCAATAGCAATCATAATCATGCAAGCAATCTTCTCCAAAACAATAACAACAATATTGTTGACTACCGAAACAAGAACGAGAGGCAGTTGCAAAGTAGAAATCAGTATTGTGATTAA